The following coding sequences are from one Achromobacter sp. B7 window:
- a CDS encoding tRNA U-34 5-methylaminomethyl-2-thiouridine biosynthesis protein translates to MSEGQILSGFLAPHPPHLVYGENPPQNEPRSEGGWEPLRWAYEHARESIERLKPDVLLVHSPHWITQVGHHFLGVPRLAGRSVDPIFPNIFRYDFGMNVDVELAEACCAEAANLGLVSKMMRNPKFRPDYGTITTLHMVRPQWDIPVVGISANNTPYFLNTKEGQGEMDLLGRATREAIRKTGRRAVLLASNTLSHWHFHEEPELPEDMTKEHPERYDGYKWDVRMINLMRQGRMQETFQLLPQFIDEAFAEVKSGAFTWMHAAMGYPELAGKLHGYGTVIGTGNAVIEWNLQDAGLSRLASAAQAA, encoded by the coding sequence ATGAGCGAAGGTCAAATTCTTTCCGGCTTCCTGGCGCCCCATCCGCCTCATCTGGTCTATGGCGAAAACCCGCCCCAGAACGAGCCGCGCTCTGAAGGCGGCTGGGAGCCGCTGCGCTGGGCGTATGAGCACGCACGCGAAAGCATCGAACGCCTGAAGCCCGACGTGCTGCTGGTCCATTCCCCGCACTGGATCACGCAGGTAGGGCACCACTTTCTTGGCGTGCCCAGACTGGCGGGACGATCCGTCGACCCCATCTTTCCCAACATCTTCCGCTACGACTTCGGCATGAACGTGGATGTCGAACTGGCCGAGGCCTGCTGTGCAGAGGCCGCCAACCTGGGGCTGGTCAGCAAGATGATGCGCAACCCGAAGTTCCGTCCGGACTACGGCACGATCACCACGCTGCACATGGTGCGGCCGCAATGGGACATTCCCGTGGTGGGGATATCCGCCAACAACACGCCGTATTTCCTGAACACCAAGGAAGGGCAGGGCGAGATGGACTTGCTGGGCCGGGCCACGCGCGAGGCCATCCGCAAAACCGGACGCCGCGCCGTCCTGCTCGCCAGCAACACCTTGTCCCACTGGCATTTTCATGAAGAGCCGGAGCTGCCCGAAGACATGACCAAAGAGCACCCCGAACGCTATGACGGCTACAAGTGGGACGTGCGCATGATCAACCTGATGCGGCAAGGCCGCATGCAAGAGACCTTCCAGCTGTTGCCGCAGTTTATCGATGAAGCGTTCGCCGAAGTGAAGTCCGGCGCCTTCACCTGGATGCATGCCGCAATGGGCTATCCCGAGCTGGCCGGCAAGTTGCATGGCTACGGCACCGTCATCGGCACCGGCAACGCGGTGATCGAATGGAACCTTCAGGACGCGGGCCTTTCACGCCTGGCGTCGGCTGCCCAGGCCGCCTGA
- a CDS encoding MarR family winged helix-turn-helix transcriptional regulator: protein MARSPTSKTAQLTSARTSAPAGVSLSAAEAQVESLLRNFRLEEVPSHLLRRAHFKAEEIFAATFAGEGVTPRQKAALVLLYQEPGLSQNSLAERLAMDRNTVAEMVRRMHGGGLIERRPSPTDARAYQLYVAPAGLELLCRVMPRDVVVEDQLLARLPEEYRGLFVKCLRMIAESGTETEASKPD, encoded by the coding sequence ATGGCCCGATCACCTACCTCCAAGACAGCCCAACTCACGTCCGCCCGCACGTCAGCGCCGGCGGGCGTTTCGCTATCGGCCGCCGAAGCGCAAGTCGAATCCCTGCTGCGAAATTTCCGCCTTGAAGAGGTGCCGTCGCATCTGCTGCGGCGCGCGCACTTCAAGGCCGAGGAAATCTTCGCGGCTACGTTTGCGGGCGAAGGGGTAACGCCCCGGCAAAAGGCCGCCTTGGTGCTGCTTTACCAAGAGCCCGGCCTTAGCCAGAATTCCCTGGCGGAGCGCTTGGCCATGGACCGCAACACCGTTGCTGAAATGGTCAGGCGCATGCATGGCGGCGGGCTGATAGAACGCCGGCCGTCACCCACGGATGCCCGCGCTTACCAGCTGTATGTCGCGCCGGCCGGCTTGGAGCTGCTGTGCAGGGTGATGCCGCGCGATGTGGTGGTGGAAGACCAATTGCTGGCTCGGCTGCCCGAGGAATACCGTGGCCTGTTCGTCAAATGCCTGCGCATGATTGCCGAGTCCGGTACCGAGACAGAGGCGTCAAAGCCCGATTGA
- a CDS encoding MFS transporter has product MSQSDSFNLKRIAVPAFGPSLLYGISNGAILPVIALTARDHGASVATAGLIAALIGVGSLLSNIPSALITERFGEKRAMAGAALLSVVGLALVIGLPHLWVLAVAMLMQGCAQSVFQLARQSYMIEVVPLAYRARALSTLGGTTRIGTFIGPFAGAALIHFVGLDGAYWIAICAMLGAGLIAIKAPDIEPSGSAHKGGPRARIGEVARDHRGVYATLGVGVMLISALRASRQVVIPLWADHLGLDAATTSLVYGLVAAVDMSVFYPAGKVMDQRGRLWVALPCTLLMGLSLMAIPLTGGVASFILVSALLGFGNGIGSGIVMTLGADAAPPGARTQFLGIWRFMADLGASGGPVALSVLTALVSLGGASFGVGTLGLVAAGVFWRWLPRRAQG; this is encoded by the coding sequence ATGTCGCAATCTGATTCGTTCAATCTGAAGCGCATCGCCGTTCCGGCGTTCGGCCCGTCGCTGCTCTACGGCATCAGCAACGGCGCCATCCTTCCCGTTATCGCACTGACCGCGCGCGACCACGGCGCTTCGGTGGCCACTGCCGGCCTGATCGCCGCGTTGATCGGGGTGGGTTCTCTGCTGTCCAACATTCCGTCCGCCCTGATCACCGAACGCTTCGGCGAGAAGCGGGCAATGGCGGGCGCGGCACTGTTGAGCGTGGTTGGCCTGGCGCTGGTGATCGGCCTCCCGCACCTGTGGGTGCTGGCGGTGGCCATGCTGATGCAGGGCTGCGCGCAGTCGGTGTTTCAGCTGGCGCGCCAGAGCTACATGATTGAAGTCGTGCCGCTGGCCTATCGCGCGCGGGCGTTGTCCACGCTGGGCGGTACCACGCGGATCGGCACCTTTATCGGCCCCTTCGCGGGCGCGGCGCTTATCCATTTCGTGGGGCTGGACGGCGCCTATTGGATTGCCATCTGCGCCATGCTGGGCGCGGGGCTGATCGCGATCAAGGCGCCCGACATCGAACCCTCGGGCAGCGCGCACAAGGGCGGCCCCCGTGCCCGCATCGGCGAGGTGGCGCGCGACCATCGCGGCGTGTATGCCACGTTGGGCGTGGGCGTGATGCTGATCAGCGCGCTGCGCGCGTCGCGCCAGGTGGTGATCCCGCTATGGGCCGATCATCTGGGCCTGGATGCCGCTACCACGTCGCTGGTGTACGGCTTGGTGGCCGCGGTGGATATGTCGGTGTTCTATCCGGCGGGCAAGGTGATGGACCAGCGCGGCCGCCTGTGGGTGGCGCTGCCCTGCACGTTGCTGATGGGGTTGAGCCTGATGGCAATCCCGCTGACCGGCGGCGTGGCCAGCTTCATCCTGGTGTCGGCGCTGCTGGGCTTTGGCAACGGCATCGGGTCCGGCATTGTGATGACGCTGGGCGCCGACGCCGCGCCGCCCGGCGCGCGCACGCAGTTCCTGGGCATCTGGCGCTTCATGGCGGACCTGGGCGCCAGCGGCGGGCCGGTGGCACTGTCGGTGCTGACCGCCTTGGTATCGCTGGGCGGCGCATCGTTCGGCGTGGGCACGCTGGGGCTGGTGGCGGCCGGGGTGTTCTGGCGCTGGCTGCCTCGGCGCGCGCAGGGTTGA
- a CDS encoding LysR family transcriptional regulator, whose product MDRFDAMQAFARVVEAGSFTKAAETLHISKTTVTQLVQQLEARLRVRLFNRTTRRVNVTADGAAYYERVIKLLADMDDAETSLSVASALPRGRLRVDVPSPLARMVLIPALPSFHAQYPDIQLDMGVSDRIVDVIADNVDCVVRGGELTDLSLTARRVGDLQLAVYAAPSYLERAGNPTHPHDLENTHHRVVGYLWQRLGKAFPYAMHRGDEHVRVHGRYVLAVDDGNAYLAAGLAGMGVLWLPQYMAEPHVATGELTPLFPDWRLDPMPLTIAFPPNRHVSTKLRVFIDWVVALMGQYAPAAGAPAAGVSAAGAPAAGAQAAPKATAKAATKAKAQAKAKAKAQAATRSETQNRNDPPT is encoded by the coding sequence ATGGACCGTTTCGATGCAATGCAGGCGTTTGCCCGCGTGGTGGAGGCCGGCAGCTTCACCAAGGCGGCCGAAACGCTGCACATCAGCAAGACCACCGTGACGCAACTGGTGCAGCAGCTTGAGGCGCGCCTGCGTGTGCGACTGTTCAACCGCACCACGCGACGGGTGAACGTGACCGCCGACGGCGCGGCCTATTACGAGCGCGTCATCAAGCTGTTGGCTGACATGGATGATGCCGAGACCAGCCTGTCGGTGGCCTCGGCCTTGCCCCGGGGGCGCTTGCGAGTCGACGTGCCCAGCCCGCTTGCCCGCATGGTGCTGATCCCCGCGCTGCCGTCGTTTCACGCGCAGTATCCCGACATTCAATTGGACATGGGCGTCAGCGACCGCATCGTCGACGTCATCGCCGACAACGTGGACTGCGTGGTTCGGGGCGGCGAGCTGACCGACCTGTCGCTGACGGCGCGCCGCGTGGGCGATCTGCAATTGGCGGTGTACGCCGCGCCCAGCTACCTGGAGCGCGCCGGCAACCCCACGCATCCGCACGACTTGGAAAACACGCATCACCGCGTGGTCGGCTATTTGTGGCAGCGGCTGGGCAAGGCGTTTCCCTACGCCATGCATCGCGGCGACGAGCATGTGCGGGTGCATGGGCGCTATGTGTTGGCGGTGGATGACGGCAACGCGTACTTGGCGGCGGGGCTGGCGGGGATGGGGGTATTGTGGCTGCCCCAATACATGGCCGAGCCGCATGTGGCGACGGGCGAATTGACCCCGCTGTTTCCGGACTGGCGGCTGGACCCGATGCCGTTGACCATTGCATTTCCGCCCAACCGGCACGTCAGCACGAAGCTACGGGTGTTCATCGATTGGGTGGTGGCGCTGATGGGGCAGTACGCACCGGCGGCCGGCGCACCGGCGGCGGGCGTATCGGCGGCCGGCGCACCGGCGGCAGGGGCACAGGCGGCACCGAAGGCAACAGCGAAGGCGGCAACGAAGGCAAAAGCGCAGGCAAAAGCGAAGGCAAAAGCGCAGGCAGCGACGCGATCAGAGACGCAGAATAGGAACGATCCGCCGACTTGA